The following coding sequences are from one Rhipicephalus microplus isolate Deutch F79 chromosome 3, USDA_Rmic, whole genome shotgun sequence window:
- the LOC142803522 gene encoding CRISP/Allergen/PR-1-like: MRTRMIVFTTFWLSSMVASSVEKCLEEYKKQRPTHTACLPPNKECTIKASRVSKADIKLILKTHNHYRGMVAMGKLKKFPAATNMRQLLWDEELASVAQAKADQCTNADGELHHDKAADRFTTKFKSVGQNLAFQRSSASFGGTDWPGQIKAWFDEYDHYPPASVNSFAPPSGEPTGHFTQIVWALTGYVGCGYTDYTVTGAKEMPYMQLYVCNYGTAGNVLTRPIYLTGAVCTACPKGTTCVKKTGLCSPPEGTAALDERDTGSENREKSTVKPSPPYRKNGAGITFRPNRHAIFGIFAVTYLTLFT; encoded by the coding sequence ATGAGAACACGGATGATCGTATTCACGACTTTCTGGTTATCGTCGATGGTCGCAAGCAGTGTCGAGAAATGCCTAGAGGAGTACAAGAAGCAGAGGCCCACACACACCGCCTGCTTGCCGCCCAACAAGGAGTGCACCATTAAGGCCAGCCGCGTAAGCAAAGCTGACATCAAACTCATCCTCAAAACGCACAACCACTATAGAGGCATGGTTGCTATGGGCAAACTCAAAAAGTTCCCGGCGGCCACCAACATGCGGCAGCTCCTGTGGGATGAAGAGCTCGCTTCTGTGGCGCAGGCCAAGGCGGACCAGTGCACGAACGCCGATGGAGAACTGCATCACGATAAGGCCGCAGACCGGTTCACGACCAAGTTCAAGTCCGTAGGGCAAAACTTGGCCTTCCAGAGAAGCAGTGCTTCTTTCGGGGGAACTGACTGGCCCGGTCAGATCAAGGCTTGGTTTGACGAGTACGACCACTACCCGCCGGCCAGCGTGAATAGCTTTGCACCTCCTTCCGGTGAGCCGACGGGGCACTTTACGCAAATTGTGTGGGCCCTGACAGGCTACGTTGGCTGCGGCTACACCGACTACACCGTCACCGGCGCCAAGGAGATGCCGTACATGCAACTCTACGTCTGTAACTACGGCACAGCAGGCAACGTGCTGACGCGTCCTATTTACCTGACTGGGGCAGTCTGCACCGCATGCCCCAAAGGCACCACATGTGTCAAGAAAACCGGATTGTGTTCCCCTCCTGAAGGAACTGCAGCCCTCGACGAACGGGACACTGGGAGCGAGAACCGTGAAAAAAGCACCGTTAAACCTTCCCCTCCGTATCGAAAGAATGGTGCCGGCATAACCTTTAGGCCAAATCGGCACGCAATCTTCGGCATATTTGCTGTGACCTATTTAACCCTCTTTACCTAG
- the LOC119168586 gene encoding CRISP/Allergen/PR-1, with amino-acid sequence MKAQRVILVTLWLSSLTKQSLQACREAYKKPGPTHTACLPPNPDCTIESRRVSMAEQRVILVTHNAYRSMVAMGKLRYFPEATNMQQLFWDEELASVAQALADQCTPDSGKLIHDEPGARFTTKFNFTGQNLAFRASSAPFKGPDWLGPIKAWFNEYPHYPPSRLGNFSSRSGDPTGHFTQLVWATTRYLGCGYVSYTVVGYSRLPYMQLYVCNYADAGNVYTFPVYDAGDMCSACPEGTTCVKETGLCSSLQDGRQSGTKAELPEARRDERNNHYASTQKSTAPGNDQPFWSAATRV; translated from the exons ATGAAAGCCCAAAGGGTCATTCTGGTGACTCTCTGGCTTTCGTCACTCACGAAACAGAGCCTCCAGGCGTGCCGGGAAGCATACAAGAAGCCGGGGCCCACGCACACCGCCTGCTTACCGCCGAACCCGGACTGCACCATCGAGTCGAGACGGGTGAGCATGGCTGAACAGAGAGTCATCCTCGTAACGCACAACGCCTACAGAAGCATGGTGGCCATGGGAAAACTAAGGTACTTTCCTGAAGCCACGAATATGCAGCAGCTGTTCTGGGATGAAGAGCTGGCTTCTGTGGCACAGGCGCTGGCCGACCAGTGTACACCCGACAGCGGAAAGCTTATTCACGATGAACCCGGTGCCCGTTTCACCACCAAGTTTAACTTCACGGGACAAAACTTAGCTTTCCGCGCAAGCAGTGCCCCCTTCAAGGGCCCCGACTGGCTTGGTCCTATCAAGGCGTGGTTCAACGAATACCCGCACTACCCGCCGAGTAGATTGGGCAACTTCTCGTCTCGCTCCGGGGATCCTACCGGACACTTCACGCAGCTTGTGTGGGCGACGACGCGCTACTTGGGCTGCGGCTACGTCAGTTACACCGTCGTCGGTTACTCGCGGTTGCCGTACATGCAGCTGTACGTGTGCAACTACGCTGACGCTGGCAACGTCTACACGTTTCCCGTGTACGATGCTGGTGATATGTGCTCAGCTTGCCCCGAAGGCACCACTTGTGTCAAGGAGACCGGACTCTGCTCGTCTCTTCAAGACGGTCGCCAGTCTGGAACAAAGGCGGAGCTCCCAGAAGCGCGTCGCGATGAACGCAACAATCACTATGCGTCAACTCAAAAAAGCACAGCACCTGGAAATGACCAGCCGTTCTGGTCTGCTGCAACG AGGGTGTGA